A segment of the Flavobacteriales bacterium genome:
AGCTCCACGAGTAGCCGTTGCCGCTGAGCACGCTGTTGTCGTAGAACTGCACGCTGGGCGCCAGGCAGGTGATCGTGCGCTTGTCCGCGCTGAAGTTGGCCACGGGCGCGCTGGGCGTTTCCACGGTGCTCTCCCACACGCTGCGGTCGGTGCCGTTGCGGATCTTCTGTTCGCGGTAGTTGATCAGCAGGCGCGTACTGAAGATGCGCGCGGGCAATCCCGTGTTCCATAGGGCCCATGCGGGGGCGCCATCGCTGCGATAGTAAACCGCGCGGCGCGTGCCGATGTACAGTCCGCCATTCGTTCCCAGCTGATGCGCGATGTTGGTGGGCCACTCGTTGTTGAGCGTGGCATCGCTGATGTTGGCCCAGCTCGTCCCGCCATTGGTGCTCCGGAAAACCACGTAGCCGTTGATGTTGGGGTAATCGCCGTACTGGCTGGTGCGCGCGAGCCAGATGGTCTGCGGATCGGTGGCGCTCACGGCGATATCGTAGGGCACCCATGTGTTGCCGTTGATCGCTGAGCTGCTCGGAGTGATGTTCGTCCAACTCGTTCCGCCGTTGGTGGTGCGCCATACCTTCTTATCGCCCCACCAATCGATGTAGGTGCAGACGTACATCGTGTTCGGGTCGTTGAACGCCACTTCGATGCTGGTGACATACTCCCCGAAGTCGTGCACCTCGGTGAAGCCAGCGCCGTTGTCGTCCGTGCGCCAGAGCGAATTGCCCTCGCCCACGAATGCGGTGTTCACCAGGTTGGGGTGCCAGGCCACTTCGCTGCTATGGCCGGTGATGTAGTCCGCGTTGGGCTCGCGGGCCCAGCTCGCATTGCCGTTGTTCACGGTGCGGTCGCCGCTGAGGGTCTTGTAGCCGTAGTCGCTCAGTGCGCGGCGATCGTACTGCGGATGCACGAAGCCGCGGTAATTGTCGCCGCCATCGGTGCTCACCCAGCCGTTGGTGTACACGTTGTTATCCTTCAGCAGCGTCCCGTTGTGGTAGGTGCCGCCGAGCATCACGCTGCTGCCCGTCCATCCGCCAGCGCCGAAGCCCCAGAAGTCGGTGCCCGCGATGCCGAACATGCGGCGGTTGAAGGTGGCGCCGCCATCGATGCTGTAGAAGATGCCGCCGTCATTCGCCACCCACACCTCGTTGCCGTAGTAGCGGATATCGTGGATGTCGGCGTGCACGTAATCCGCCTTGTAGCTGTGGCTCCATTTCGCCGGACAGGTGAAGGTCACGCCGCCATCGGTGCTCACCCAGCGCTGCACGCCGCACACATCGAGCTTGTCCGCATTGGCGGGATCCACGGCAAAGGCGAGGTCGTAGTAGTACTGGCCGCCATCATCGAGGCCCTGATCATCCCAGCCCAGGAGGTTCTTGTTCGTGGCCGAGGGCACGCCGCCGGGCTGTGGACCGCAGCATCGGAAAGTCCAGTTGCTGCCGCTATCGGTGCTCTTGTACACGCCGTAAAGGCCGCTGCCTCCGTTGGCCACGCCGGTGCAAAGCGCATAAACCGTGTTGGGTGCGGCTGCGCTCACGGCGATCTCGGTGCGCTCCTGCTCGTCAGGCGAAACGGGCAAGGGCCAACCCGTGCCGACCTGCGTGAAGCTCACGCCGCTGTTGGTGCTGCGCCAGAACTCCGTGCGGTTGCTGATCTGCTTGATCGCATAGACCGTGGCGGGATCGCCCGGTTTCAACTCGAGCTCTTGCCATGATCCCGCCTGCACCTGCGTGAAGCTGCTGCCGCCATTCGTGCTGCGGTACAAGCCGGCGCTGCTGCATACGAAGAGGATCTGGTTGTTCGTGGGATGCAGCACGATGTCGCGGATCGTGTGGTTGGCTGCCTGGAACGCCGCATCGCCGATGCTTGCCCAGTTCGCGCCCCCATCGGCGGTCTTCCACAGATCGCCCTCCGCGCCGAAGTAGGCCGTGTTCTGCGCCGCGTGGTCCAGCTCCACGCTGTACACCGTGCCGATCATCAAGCCCTTGGTCACATTGGTCCAGTTCAGGCCCTTGTCCGTGCTCTTCCACACGCCCGCGTTGGCGGTGCCGGCATAGAGCAGGTTGCCATTCGCGAGGCTCTGCTCAACGGTGTACACATGCGCCGCGCCACAGGCGTAACTCTTCGCTGCCGCGCCGTGATCCCAATCGAAAGGTCCGATGCATGTCCAATTGGCGGCGCGCTCGCCGCTCGCGCTCTCGCTCAAATAGGCGCTGAGGTCCTCTTCATACGCCTCGCGCTGCGCGATGTCCTTTGGGATGTGGTTGTGCCCGATTTCCCGCTTCCACCGTTTGAAGTACTGCGTGTGGATGTCCTTCACGAAGGGATTCGCGGCGTAGTAGGCATCGTAGGCCGCCTGCACCGCGCCGGGATCGGCCTCGGGGGCGTACATGAGCTGCACCCATTGAGGCGATTCGCTCGGGCCGCGCGAGACCATGCGCTCGAAGGTCTGCGCGGATGCGCCGAACGCGCATAGCAAGCCGAAGGAAAGGCAGAAGGAACGCATAGGTGCAGGTTTCGTGCAAGATGCAATGCGCGCTATGGCGGCCGCACTGAGTTTCGACAGGCGCATTGGGATCCTGCCAACGAAGGAGCCCCGGCTCGCACCGGGGCTCCTCACGTTCGAAACTGCTCGCGCTTACACCACCCCCTGATCCAGCATCGCGTCGGCCACTTTCACGAAGCCGGCGATGTTGGCGCCCTTCACGTAGTTCACGCTCTTGCCCTCGGCGCCGTGCCTCACGCAGGCGGCGTGGATGTTCTTCATGATGCTGTGCAGGCGCTGATCCACCTCTTCGGCGGTCCAGCTCAGGCGCAGGCTGTTCTGGCTCATCTCCAGGCCGCTGGTGGCCACACCACCGGCGTTGCTGGCCTTGCCCGGGGCAAAGGCCACCTTGGCAGCGGCGAACACTTCGATCGCTTCAGGCGTGCTTGGCATGTTGGCGCCTTCGGCCACGTACTTCACGCCCTTCTTCACCAGGTCCTTCGCGTTCTTGCCATCGAGCTCGTTCTGCGTGGCGCAGGGCAGTGCCACATCGCACTTGGCCACCACGTCCCACACGCGCGCGCCCTTCCTGTAGGTGACGCCCTTGAACTTCTTCGCGTACTCCTCGATGCGGCCGCGCTTCACATTCTTCAGGTCCATGAGGAAGGCGAGCTTCTCGCCATTGATGCCGTTGGGATCGTGGATGCTGCCGTCGCTGTCGCTGGCGGTGACCACTTTGGCGCCGAGCTGCGTGGCCTTCTCAATGGCGTACTGCGCAACGTTGCCGCTGCCGCTCACCGCCACCGTCTTGCCCTTGAAGCTTGTCTTATTGTGCTTCATCATCTCCTCAGCGAAGTACACGCAACCGTAGCCGGTGGCTTCCGGGCGCATGAGCGAACCGCCCCAGGTGCGGCCCTTGCCGGTGAACACGCCGGTGAACTCGTTGCGCAAGCGCTTGTCCTGGCCGAACATGAAGCCGATCTCGCGTCCGCCCACGCCGATGTCGCCCGCGGGCACATCGGTGAACTGGCCCACGTGGCGCCACAATTCGGTCATGAAGCTCTGGCAGAAGCGCATCACTTCATTGTCGCTCTTTCCCTTCGGATCGAAGTCGCTGCCGCCCTTGCCGCCGCCCATGGGCAGCGTGGTGAGGCTGTTCTTGAAGGTCTGCTCGAAGCCCAGGAACTTCAGGATGCTGAGGTTCACGCTGGGGTGGAAGCGCAGGCCGCCCTTGTAGGGTCCGATGGCGCTGTTGAATTCGATGCGGAAGCCTCGGTTCACTTGGGTGTGGCCCTTGTCATCCACCCACGGCACACGGAAGATGATGGTGCGCTCGGGCTCCACCATGCGCTCCAGGAGCATCTTACCCTTGTACTTGGGGTTCGCTTCGATGAAAGGGATCACCATCTCGGCTACTTCGTGAACGGCCTGGAGGAATTCCGGCTCGTTGCCGTTGCGCTTCTTCACTTCGGCCATGAAGGCATCAACGGCCTTGTTCGACTTTGCCATCGGGATGTTTTGTTGGTGCTTTTGTTTAAGCGGCGGCAAATGTAGGTGGGGCTATGCAGGTTGAATGCAGGTTGAGGGTTGGTGGAGGTTGAAGGCGTTGCCCCCCAGCCCAGAGCACCAACTGGCGGCCTTGGCTCGTGCGCTGGGCCAACGCCCGGCCCTTCAACCTCAATTCACCTCATACACCTTCCCCGGAAGGCTCCTCACCGCCCCGCTGAACTCCATGTTGAGCAGCAGTCCGGCCACTTTGCCTTGTGGCCATTTGCTCTGCATGCAGAGGTCATCGATGCTGATCCTGCCCTTGGCCCTGATCAAATCCAACAACAACTGCTCATCGGGCATCAGTTCCGCGAAGAGCGCGGCTTGAACGGAAGCCTTCTTCTTCTTGGGCAGCCATTCCATCAGGGTGATCACATCCTTGGCGTTGTTCACCAGGGCCGCCTTGTTCTGCTGGATGAGCTTGTTGCAGCCTTCGCTCCGCGGGTCGGTGGGCCGGCCGGGAAAGGCGAAGACCTCGCGGTCGTAGCTGCTGGCGATGTCGGCGGTGATGAGGGAGCCGCCCTTGGGGCCGCTCTCCACCACGATGGTGCAATCGCTGAGGCCGGCGATCACGCGGTTGCGCGCGGGGAAATTGCCCGGTGCGAAGTGCGAGCCGCTGGGCAATTCGCTCACGAGCGCGCCGTGCTTCACCATGTCCTTGGCCGTGACGGCGTGGTCACCGGGGTAGAGCTTGTCCAATCCATGCGCCACACAGCCGATGGTGGGCAGGCCGTTCTTGATCGCATGCCGATGCGCCACGATGTCTATTCCGTAGGCGAGGCCGCTGACGATGGTGGCGTTCACCTCCTTCAACCCCTGCACGAGCTCCGCACAGAGCTGCTTGCCGGGCTCGGTGGGCGTGCGCGTCCCAACGATGCTCACCATGCGCGCATCGTCAAGGTCGGCATGGCCTTTCACGAAGAGGATCACCGGAGCATCCTCGCATTGCTTCAGGCGCTTCGGGTATTCCGCATCGAGGTAAAAGAGCATGCGGAGCCGGTGCTTTCGCACGTATTCCAGCTCCTTCTCGGCGGCTGGCAATACCTTCTTGTCGGTGATGGAGGCGATGAGCTTCGGCCCGATGCCGGGCACCTTCTCCAACGTGTTCTTCAGCTTCTTGTCCGTGAAGACGGGATCCACGCCGCCGCAATAGGCCACGAGGTTGCGCGCGTTCACCGGCCCGATGCCCTTGAGCATGCTCAGGGCGATGCGGTGGATGGACTCCTGATCGGTCATGGATTCAATTCGTGATGCCAATAGCGGAGTTCATCAGAGTGAGGTTCGCGCGTTCATCCCTTCCTCTACATTCGCCCGACCGCCGTGGTTCCTGTCGATCGCGGCGGCCCCAAGATCGCTGTACGCATGATGCGAAACACACTCGCCGCGCTCACGTTCGCTGCTTCCGTGCCATCGTTGGCCCAGGACGCCACGCTCACCGGCAAGGTCACCGATGCCAGCACGGGCGAGGCGCTCATCGGCGTGAACGTGACCTTCGCTCCCGGCAAGGGCGTGGCCACCGATGTGAACGGCAACTACCTCTTACCGATCCCGGCCGGGGCGGCGCGCATCACCTTCAGCTACGTGGGCTACGCCACGCGCACCGAAGCCATCACCCTGGCCACCGGTGAGCAACGTGAATTGAGCATGAAGCTCGCGGCAGGCAACGCGCAGCTCGAGACGGTGGTGATCAGCGGCGGCCGCTACGAGCAGCGCATCGGCGAGGTCACCCAATCGCTCAGCGTGCTGCGGCCAGACCTGATCGTGAACAAGAACGTGGTGAGCCTGGAACAGGCGCTCGATCAAGTGCCGGGCGTGGTGATCGTGGATGAGGAGCCGCAGATCCGCGCAGGCAGCGGCTTCAGCTACGGAGCAGGCAGCCGCGTGATGGTGCTGGTGGACGACATCCCGATCCTCAGCGGCGACATCGGCCGGCCCAATTGGTCCTTCCTGCCGATCGAGAACCTGGAGCAGGTGGAAGTGATCAAGGGGGCTTCATCCGTGCTCTATGGCAGCGCGGCGCTCAGCGGCGTGATCAATGTGCGCACCGCCTACCCGCGCGCCGAGCCGCGCACGCGCGCCACGCTCTTTAGCGGCGTGTACGACACCCCGGGGCATGCACCCGCCAAATGGTGGGACCAGAACAACCCGGGCATCAGCGGCGCCAGCTTCTACCACAGCCAGCAATTCGG
Coding sequences within it:
- the dprA gene encoding DNA-protecting protein DprA, yielding MTDQESIHRIALSMLKGIGPVNARNLVAYCGGVDPVFTDKKLKNTLEKVPGIGPKLIASITDKKVLPAAEKELEYVRKHRLRMLFYLDAEYPKRLKQCEDAPVILFVKGHADLDDARMVSIVGTRTPTEPGKQLCAELVQGLKEVNATIVSGLAYGIDIVAHRHAIKNGLPTIGCVAHGLDKLYPGDHAVTAKDMVKHGALVSELPSGSHFAPGNFPARNRVIAGLSDCTIVVESGPKGGSLITADIASSYDREVFAFPGRPTDPRSEGCNKLIQQNKAALVNNAKDVITLMEWLPKKKKASVQAALFAELMPDEQLLLDLIRAKGRISIDDLCMQSKWPQGKVAGLLLNMEFSGAVRSLPGKVYEVN
- the gdhA gene encoding NADP-specific glutamate dehydrogenase; this translates as MAKSNKAVDAFMAEVKKRNGNEPEFLQAVHEVAEMVIPFIEANPKYKGKMLLERMVEPERTIIFRVPWVDDKGHTQVNRGFRIEFNSAIGPYKGGLRFHPSVNLSILKFLGFEQTFKNSLTTLPMGGGKGGSDFDPKGKSDNEVMRFCQSFMTELWRHVGQFTDVPAGDIGVGGREIGFMFGQDKRLRNEFTGVFTGKGRTWGGSLMRPEATGYGCVYFAEEMMKHNKTSFKGKTVAVSGSGNVAQYAIEKATQLGAKVVTASDSDGSIHDPNGINGEKLAFLMDLKNVKRGRIEEYAKKFKGVTYRKGARVWDVVAKCDVALPCATQNELDGKNAKDLVKKGVKYVAEGANMPSTPEAIEVFAAAKVAFAPGKASNAGGVATSGLEMSQNSLRLSWTAEEVDQRLHSIMKNIHAACVRHGAEGKSVNYVKGANIAGFVKVADAMLDQGVV
- a CDS encoding PKD domain-containing protein, which encodes MRSFCLSFGLLCAFGASAQTFERMVSRGPSESPQWVQLMYAPEADPGAVQAAYDAYYAANPFVKDIHTQYFKRWKREIGHNHIPKDIAQREAYEEDLSAYLSESASGERAANWTCIGPFDWDHGAAAKSYACGAAHVYTVEQSLANGNLLYAGTANAGVWKSTDKGLNWTNVTKGLMIGTVYSVELDHAAQNTAYFGAEGDLWKTADGGANWASIGDAAFQAANHTIRDIVLHPTNNQILFVCSSAGLYRSTNGGSSFTQVQAGSWQELELKPGDPATVYAIKQISNRTEFWRSTNSGVSFTQVGTGWPLPVSPDEQERTEIAVSAAAPNTVYALCTGVANGGSGLYGVYKSTDSGSNWTFRCCGPQPGGVPSATNKNLLGWDDQGLDDGGQYYYDLAFAVDPANADKLDVCGVQRWVSTDGGVTFTCPAKWSHSYKADYVHADIHDIRYYGNEVWVANDGGIFYSIDGGATFNRRMFGIAGTDFWGFGAGGWTGSSVMLGGTYHNGTLLKDNNVYTNGWVSTDGGDNYRGFVHPQYDRRALSDYGYKTLSGDRTVNNGNASWAREPNADYITGHSSEVAWHPNLVNTAFVGEGNSLWRTDDNGAGFTEVHDFGEYVTSIEVAFNDPNTMYVCTYIDWWGDKKVWRTTNGGTSWTNITPSSSAINGNTWVPYDIAVSATDPQTIWLARTSQYGDYPNINGYVVFRSTNGGTSWANISDATLNNEWPTNIAHQLGTNGGLYIGTRRAVYYRSDGAPAWALWNTGLPARIFSTRLLINYREQKIRNGTDRSVWESTVETPSAPVANFSADKRTITCLAPSVQFYDNSVLSGNGYSWSWSFPGGSPSSSTNRSPLVTYGAPGNYDVTLTVTDAYGTSTRTIPAFVTYANFTASAPMVANAEDQAVTPTGWRLENVDGLDTWTNVSVTGPAGAPTRAWRLDNYYYNSPGQEDRLITPLITLAGSAGTRLRFHQAYAPYSSSGYADALRVEISTNCGANWTTLFNAAGTALGTAPVTTSPWAPTAAGQWALRDLDLGAYDGQAVVIRFVNTNQYGNRLYLDNIEVQNNGLRVALKVLLDGPYDADAQRMGDGLRTAGWIPATEPYTALGFTQAADGGGELIQSGVLSRTGDDAIVDWVMVELRDAATPSSIVATRAALVQRDGDVVAEDGVSPVALLAPAGMYRIAMRHRNHFGAMTANGYNLTTTSSVIDFTSPSLALHGTEAMRTLGAVRTLWCGNAWRDAQMKYTGQFNDRDPILLIVGGAVPTNTVPGYYLEDVNLDGLVRYTGSSNDRDPILQNIGGNVPTNVRWEQLP